Genomic window (Bradyrhizobium sp. 186):
AGAAGGCGATCGCCGACGTCAAAGGCAAGATCACGGATCTCGCGAGCCTCAAGGTCGCCTATACCGCGATGAACGACCGTTGCACCGACTGCCACGAGACGTATCGCCTCAAGCTGAAGTAGCGGCACGCACGACACCACAAGTTCAGCGTCATCGCCCGCGAAAGCGGGCGATCCAGTACGCCGTGGCAGTGCAGGGACCGTTTGACGTCTCTGGAATACTGGATTCCCCGCTTGCCGCCTTCGCTAAAGCTTCGGCGCCCCGAGACCGCAAGCCCCAGCGTAGCCTTGGCGTAGCCGGGTCGCGGGGAATGACAGCCATGGAACAGGCAGCAGCAAATTCTATTTGCAAGGCCTGACGGATCGCTGTCAGAGCGGCTATCTTCGATTCCAGCCGCCGCGTTGATGCGAGCTGTCGAATGCGGGCGCATCTCGCTCCTGACTGCCTCACGACGTTCGGAGTTCCAACGCACGGCGAGGATCTGCATCAAGAACAGCGAGACAGGCCATGGCAAAACCGTTTCCGTCGAAGACCCACATCGGCAACCATATGCTGCATCCCGAAACGCTGATGCTGACCTATGGCTATGATCCGCAACTGTCGGAAGGCGCCATCAAGCCGCCGGTCTTCCTGACTTCGACCTTTGTGTTTAAAACGGCGGAAGACGGACAGGACTTCTTCGATTTCGTCTCCGGCCGTCGCGAGCCGCCGGAAGGGATGGGCGCCGGCCTCGTCTATTCGCGCTTCAATCACCCCAACAGCGAAATTGTCGAGGACAGGCTCTCGATCTACGAACGCACCGAGAGCTGTGCGTTGTTCTCATCCGGCATGGCGGCCATCGCGACCACGATCCTGGCTTTCGTCCGCCCTGGCGATGTCATTCTGCACTCCCAGCCGCTCTATGGCGGGACGGAAACTTTGCTGACGAACACGCTTGCACGTCTCTCGATCGGCGCCGTCGGCTTCGCCGATGGTGTCGACGAGGCCGTGGTCAGGCAGGCCTCGGAGGAGGCCGTGCGGAAGGGCCGGGTCGCGATGATTCTGATCGAAACCCCCGCCAATCCGACCAACGGCCTGGTCGACATCGCGATGATCCGCCGTGTTGCCGAGGACATCGGAAAGACCCAGGGACACATTCCGATCATCGCCTGCGACAATACGCTGCTCGGACCGGTGTTTCAGCGGCCGATCGAGCACGGCGCGGACCTTTCGCTGTATTCGCTGACCAAATATGTGGGCGGTCATTCCGACCTGATCGCGGGCGCCGCGCTCGGTTCGAAGGCGATGATGAAAGGCATCAAGGCGCTCCGGGGCGCCATCGGCACCCAGCTCGATCCGCACTCCTGCTGGATGATCAACCGGTCGCTCGAGACGCTGAGCCTTCGTATGGAAAAAGCCGATGTGAACGCGCGCCTCGTGGCGGACTATTTGCGCGATCACCCCAAGGTAGCCAAGGTTCATTACCTTGGTCATCACGAGGAGGCTTCGCCGGCCGGACGTGTGTTCGCGAGGCAATGCCTCGGCGCGGGATCGACGTTCTCGTTTGACATCGTCGGCGGCAAGGAGGCGGCGTTCAAATTCCTCAACGCGCTGCAGATCCTCAAGCTGGCGGTGAGCCTTGGCGGCACGGAATCGCTTGCGAGCCTGCCCGCAACCATGACCCATTCCGGTGTTCCCGCCGACATCAGACAGAAAATCGGCGTCCTCGATTCCACGATCCGGCTGTCGATCGGCATCGAGCACCCGTCGGATCTGATCGCGGACCTCGCGCAGGCGTTGAACGCGGCTTAAGCGCGCGGCGGTTGCTCCGAGATTGGGGCAGACGCGGGGGCTCGTCGGGCGTTAATGTCGGCCTTTGACCCAAAGCGATCGCCCGATCATCGGCGCCGTCGCGCAGCCAAGGTCCGGCCTCTGATGAGCGACCCCTCTGCCCGACTGACGCAACTTCGCGCGCGGGTCATCGAGCTGGCGCGGGCCCAGGACCCATACGCTCGCATCTTTGCGGGCAAGGACTTTCGGCGCGACTACGTGGCCGCTCGCACGGTCGCTTGGAGCATGCTGTTCGAGGATATGCGCGATACGACCAGCCGGGTGCTCGAGATCGGCTCCAAGGAGGGGCGATCTGCCGTGTTCTGGCTCGAGTTCTTCGCCGGCGCAGACCTCACCTGCGTCGACCTCTTCGACGAGGAATA
Coding sequences:
- a CDS encoding cystathionine gamma-synthase family protein, with translation MAKPFPSKTHIGNHMLHPETLMLTYGYDPQLSEGAIKPPVFLTSTFVFKTAEDGQDFFDFVSGRREPPEGMGAGLVYSRFNHPNSEIVEDRLSIYERTESCALFSSGMAAIATTILAFVRPGDVILHSQPLYGGTETLLTNTLARLSIGAVGFADGVDEAVVRQASEEAVRKGRVAMILIETPANPTNGLVDIAMIRRVAEDIGKTQGHIPIIACDNTLLGPVFQRPIEHGADLSLYSLTKYVGGHSDLIAGAALGSKAMMKGIKALRGAIGTQLDPHSCWMINRSLETLSLRMEKADVNARLVADYLRDHPKVAKVHYLGHHEEASPAGRVFARQCLGAGSTFSFDIVGGKEAAFKFLNALQILKLAVSLGGTESLASLPATMTHSGVPADIRQKIGVLDSTIRLSIGIEHPSDLIADLAQALNAA